In a single window of the Dinghuibacter silviterrae genome:
- a CDS encoding glycoside hydrolase family 172 protein: MKTRLTIVLLLAVITASAQTFNGVDVNLGNLYRTAPAQSRSISPENFTGEKGEGGKATKGTGSGPARELGQGWKVSPSVVIKAGATFTLATIDGPGSVQHIWMTPTGNWRYSILRFYWDDETTPSVEVPVGDFFCMGWNQYAPVTSLPVVVNPGSAFNCYWPMPFRKKCRITMENLDNRDMVLYYQVDYLLTEIPNDAAYFHAQYRQVEAVPYKHDYVLVDSIRGKGQYVGTYIAYESRNNGWWGEGEIKFFMDGDTQFPTICGTGTEDYFCGSYDFDTKAPGTDGSAYTEFSGPYTGLPQVIKGDGHYNIMQRFGLYRWHIRDPVRFDKNLRVTIQDLGWKSEGRYKPLQDGIASVVYWYQDEPHTPFPPLPDREGLEIQ; the protein is encoded by the coding sequence ATGAAAACCCGCCTAACGATTGTTCTTTTGCTCGCTGTTATCACTGCCTCCGCGCAGACCTTTAACGGGGTCGACGTGAACCTTGGTAATTTATACAGGACGGCGCCCGCCCAAAGCCGTTCGATCAGCCCCGAAAACTTTACCGGGGAGAAAGGAGAAGGTGGCAAAGCCACAAAGGGAACCGGTTCCGGCCCCGCCCGCGAGCTGGGCCAGGGCTGGAAGGTCAGCCCCTCGGTCGTGATCAAAGCGGGCGCCACGTTTACGCTGGCCACCATCGACGGACCGGGTTCGGTCCAACACATCTGGATGACGCCTACCGGTAACTGGCGCTATTCGATCCTGCGTTTTTATTGGGACGACGAGACCACGCCTTCGGTGGAGGTGCCCGTGGGTGACTTTTTCTGCATGGGTTGGAACCAATACGCACCGGTTACTTCGCTGCCCGTGGTGGTCAACCCGGGGAGCGCTTTTAATTGTTATTGGCCCATGCCCTTCCGGAAAAAGTGCCGGATCACCATGGAAAACCTGGACAACCGGGACATGGTGCTGTACTACCAGGTGGACTACCTGCTCACCGAAATACCCAACGACGCGGCCTATTTCCATGCCCAATACCGGCAGGTGGAGGCCGTTCCCTACAAACACGACTATGTGCTGGTCGACAGCATCCGGGGAAAGGGTCAGTATGTCGGCACCTATATAGCCTACGAGTCTCGTAATAACGGCTGGTGGGGAGAAGGAGAAATCAAATTTTTCATGGACGGGGACACCCAGTTTCCCACCATTTGCGGGACGGGGACCGAGGACTACTTCTGCGGGTCTTATGATTTCGACACAAAAGCGCCCGGCACGGACGGCTCCGCCTACACGGAATTCAGCGGTCCCTATACGGGCCTCCCCCAGGTCATCAAGGGCGACGGCCACTACAACATCATGCAGCGCTTCGGGCTCTACCGCTGGCATATCCGGGACCCGGTCCGCTTCGACAAGAACCTTCGGGTGACGATACAGGACCTGGGCTGGAAAAGCGAGGGACGCTATAAACCCCTGCAGGACGGGATCGCGTCGGTGGTGTACTGGTACCAGGATGAACCGCATACACCGTTTCCGCCGTTACCGGACAGGGAGGGGCTGGAGATCCAATAA
- a CDS encoding glycoside hydrolase family 2 protein produces MKRTGLWMAGGFLWMALPLFAQRAAQQSTSPFTQQELSGPWVCRRASAVGGADSAGAALSRPGTALKGWTPAVVPGTVLTTQLNAGQIPDPFYGMNNERIPDIYTVGNDYYTYWFVRDFAHARPQHGGHIWLQFRGVNYGFDVFLNGHRLTEKTHYGMFLRAAFDITKWLAADGHNRLAVIVYPPDPPGNANGGQGGDGTIARNVTHQYVAGWDWIQPIRDRNTGIWDKVLLKETGPVRIDHPHIVTRVPGTREALGPQAPAYLEVTADLVNASGVSQSGLLSYTLEGKTVSTLVRLGAHDTQTVRLPVDTLRHPRLWWPNGYGAQPLYAIQLRFRAGGAGATPAGSVTPAAGGRAGAVLARGSVSDEAPLTFGVRELTAPWNAHTRSREIRVNGRRVFIKGGNWIVSDAMLRLSKARYDAEVRFHRDMRLNLIRVWGGALTERPEFYDACDRYGLLVMQDFWGSGDCDGRWPDPKKLEDQATRKRYPDDHDLYIRSAADQIRMLRNHPSLAFWCGGNEITPPDDILHALQDSLLPSLDGTRWFTPYSNDSTMSYNTLGGNGDGPYGIQPLETFWEHRTFPFNSEVGSVGLGDMESLERFLPAANRVVPLAGREQDSVWDYHKYIPYGHYPDAYGPATDLAGFTRIAQLLNYDQYRGLIEGFAAHAWDWYTGVIIWKTQNPWTAMRGQMYDYYLDPNACLYGLHQAGETVHAAFNPVEEKLCLTNSGDRRTVRLWAKAYSMEGQETPLLEQKVDMEVDTTLVEADLREAVDRLRAGKGIFLLVGADGVGGAKNAAGGTKGAADAEAPLSRNLYWLPDSTGHYTGLQQLQAAKVDVRIRVTSEGKAEVVLHNPGRIPAFFIRLSVTDNRGHRLLPSFYSDNYISLMPGETGKVKLEFPVSKNGLRNLCLDGWNVKKCYFRGL; encoded by the coding sequence ATGAAACGGACAGGTTTATGGATGGCCGGAGGCTTTTTATGGATGGCATTGCCTCTTTTTGCACAGCGCGCTGCGCAGCAGTCGACTTCACCCTTTACACAGCAGGAATTGAGCGGGCCGTGGGTTTGCCGGAGGGCTTCGGCGGTAGGCGGGGCCGATAGCGCGGGCGCCGCGCTTTCCCGGCCGGGCACCGCCCTCAAAGGCTGGACCCCCGCCGTCGTCCCGGGCACGGTCCTGACCACCCAATTGAATGCCGGCCAGATACCCGATCCGTTTTATGGAATGAATAATGAAAGGATTCCTGACATCTATACGGTTGGGAATGACTACTACACATACTGGTTTGTGCGCGACTTTGCCCACGCCCGCCCCCAGCACGGCGGGCACATCTGGCTTCAGTTCAGGGGCGTGAACTATGGCTTTGATGTTTTTCTGAACGGACATCGCCTGACCGAAAAGACCCATTACGGGATGTTTCTCCGGGCGGCGTTCGATATAACGAAATGGCTCGCCGCGGACGGACACAACCGGTTAGCCGTCATCGTGTATCCCCCCGATCCCCCCGGCAACGCGAACGGGGGACAGGGTGGGGACGGGACCATCGCCCGGAACGTCACCCACCAATACGTGGCAGGCTGGGACTGGATCCAGCCCATCCGTGACCGTAACACGGGGATCTGGGACAAGGTCTTGCTCAAAGAAACAGGACCGGTCAGGATCGACCATCCGCATATCGTCACCCGGGTACCGGGTACGCGCGAGGCCTTAGGTCCGCAGGCACCGGCATACCTGGAGGTGACCGCGGACCTCGTCAATGCCTCCGGTGTGTCGCAAAGCGGCCTCCTTTCCTATACGCTGGAGGGTAAGACGGTATCCACCCTCGTGAGGCTTGGGGCGCACGATACGCAAACCGTGCGCTTGCCGGTGGATACGCTCCGGCACCCGCGGCTGTGGTGGCCCAATGGGTATGGGGCGCAGCCGTTGTATGCGATCCAGCTGCGGTTCCGCGCCGGCGGCGCCGGGGCTACGCCTGCCGGCTCCGTTACGCCCGCCGCGGGCGGCCGCGCAGGCGCGGTCCTGGCGCGGGGCAGCGTCTCCGACGAAGCCCCCCTCACCTTTGGCGTCCGCGAGCTAACCGCTCCCTGGAACGCGCATACGCGCAGCCGGGAGATCCGGGTGAACGGGCGGCGCGTCTTTATAAAGGGGGGCAACTGGATCGTCTCCGACGCCATGCTCCGGTTGTCGAAGGCTCGTTATGACGCAGAGGTCCGGTTTCACCGGGATATGCGGCTGAACCTGATCAGGGTCTGGGGCGGTGCGCTTACGGAACGGCCCGAATTTTATGACGCCTGCGACCGGTACGGTCTGCTGGTCATGCAGGACTTTTGGGGCTCCGGGGACTGTGACGGCCGCTGGCCGGATCCCAAAAAGCTGGAAGACCAGGCGACCCGGAAACGTTATCCCGACGACCATGACCTGTACATCCGCTCGGCGGCGGATCAGATCCGCATGTTGCGCAACCACCCTTCGCTGGCGTTCTGGTGTGGCGGGAACGAGATCACGCCTCCGGACGATATTCTTCATGCCTTACAGGATTCCTTACTTCCGTCGCTGGATGGGACGCGCTGGTTCACCCCTTATTCCAACGACAGCACGATGTCCTATAATACCCTGGGGGGCAACGGGGACGGGCCCTATGGCATACAGCCGCTCGAAACCTTCTGGGAACACCGGACTTTCCCCTTTAATTCGGAGGTGGGTTCGGTCGGTTTGGGGGACATGGAATCCCTGGAACGCTTCCTGCCGGCGGCCAACCGGGTGGTGCCCCTGGCGGGGAGGGAGCAGGATTCGGTGTGGGACTACCACAAATACATTCCGTACGGGCACTATCCGGACGCGTATGGACCGGCTACCGACCTGGCCGGGTTTACGCGGATCGCCCAACTGCTCAACTATGACCAGTACCGGGGGTTGATCGAGGGGTTTGCGGCGCACGCCTGGGATTGGTATACGGGCGTCATCATCTGGAAAACCCAAAACCCCTGGACTGCGATGAGGGGTCAGATGTACGACTACTACCTGGACCCCAATGCCTGTTTGTACGGACTCCATCAGGCGGGCGAAACCGTTCACGCGGCCTTCAATCCGGTGGAAGAAAAGCTGTGTCTGACCAACAGCGGGGACCGGCGGACCGTGCGGCTTTGGGCGAAAGCCTATAGTATGGAAGGGCAGGAAACACCCCTGCTGGAGCAGAAGGTCGACATGGAAGTGGACACGACCCTCGTCGAAGCGGATCTTCGCGAAGCGGTGGACCGCCTGCGGGCGGGGAAGGGGATCTTCCTGTTGGTGGGGGCCGATGGCGTGGGCGGGGCCAAAAACGCCGCAGGCGGCACCAAGGGCGCAGCAGACGCGGAAGCGCCCCTCAGCCGCAACCTCTACTGGCTCCCCGACAGCACCGGTCACTACACCGGGCTGCAACAACTCCAGGCGGCCAAAGTGGATGTCCGGATACGCGTGACAAGCGAGGGCAAAGCGGAGGTTGTTCTTCATAATCCCGGCCGCATCCCGGCGTTTTTTATACGTCTCTCGGTGACGGACAACCGCGGCCATCGGCTGCTGCCGTCGTTTTATTCCGACAACTACATCTCGCTGATGCCGGGGGAAACCGGAAAAGTTAAACTGGAATTTCCGGTGTCAAAAAACGGCCTTCGGAACCTCTGTTTGGACGGCTGGAACGTCAAAAAATGCTATTTCCGGGGTCTTTAA
- a CDS encoding SusC/RagA family TonB-linked outer membrane protein — translation MKPKLDCLRGWLLLLATLISISSYAQTRITGKVIAASSKLGVPGATVQVVGAKVAAVTDGNGVFSLTLPAGRTRLDISSIGYQDQTVTLSGTEVTVTLVEKSNTLNEVVVTGYTTQRKKDLTGAVAVVDLTDAKKQPVPDAVNMLQGQASGVSVVSSGEPGQSPVIHIRGFNSFGNNSPLFVIDGVPTQSVSDINTADIATMQVLKDAGAASIYGSRASNGVIIITTRKGSGRVKITYDGFYGTQQPKGGNAFHILNPTDEGTLLYQAQTNYNTLNPSSPTTLGNAIYGSGASPVLPDYLVNGTLNGVAQSGGFASGSPAVNPSLEFADPTGANYYQIAKANKTGTDWYHELFKPAQIQSHNLSVSGATDQGSYLMSLSYFDQEGTMIETYLKRYTIRANATYNFTSRIRVGENMAYSSTQNPQSQSGTLVEGSPIGFAMRENPIIPVYDIGGNFAGSAPKGLNNPRNPVALQYNTRNDRGQYQRIFGNVWGEADVLKNLTFRTSFGGEYYSDWNHQYQTPDFYNAEPQYTIATYLENGYNGGDWTWTNTLTYNLVKGDHSLKVIGGIEAYDFINHNYGGSTQGYFTNDPNFVNLTSGYGTSTNYSNSNNLPGYSLNSLGGGESLFSYIGRVDYAYKDRYLIGGTFRRDGSSKFPDNQYSNFPAVSAGWRVSQEDFLKSVRWLTELKIRGSWGIMGNQFNALDANAYTLYGANKQTTYYPIGGGAPQLGLSVSQIGNPAAKWESDVNSNIGFDMTLFQGKLSITADYYAKTIKDLLYATTLIGTQGAATVPAYNVGRMTNNGIDIMISGQTNITRDLQFNGTLTFTTFHNVIKQIDASGDPYFDLDGRRFNGSYIIRNEVGHPVSAFYGYKIAGFWNSQAQITAADQAAQKASAGAVTQYQPDEGVGRFRYEDGAHQGYITANSKEFLGNPNPKFNLGSNLGLSYKNFDFSVFLYWVYGNDIWNNVKWWTDFYASFPGAASSQTALYDSWTFSKQSGKAPIQDAINGSNASTNTVPNSYFVEKGSYLRAKNMTLGYTLNPTRLSRIGITRCRIYVQAINLFTVTKYSGLDPEISVNTVAGTNGMAQNSTTDFGIDEGAYANPRQYLLGLQLTF, via the coding sequence ATGAAACCAAAACTCGATTGCTTGAGGGGTTGGCTGTTGCTCCTAGCCACCCTCATAAGCATTTCTTCCTATGCACAAACCAGGATTACCGGTAAGGTAATCGCCGCTTCCTCGAAATTAGGTGTCCCCGGCGCTACTGTCCAGGTGGTGGGGGCGAAGGTGGCGGCTGTCACGGACGGGAACGGGGTTTTCTCCCTGACGCTTCCCGCAGGCAGGACGCGGTTGGACATTTCCTCCATCGGCTACCAGGACCAGACGGTGACGCTTTCCGGCACGGAAGTGACGGTTACCCTCGTCGAAAAAAGCAACACCCTGAACGAAGTGGTGGTCACGGGTTATACCACCCAGCGGAAAAAGGATCTGACGGGTGCTGTTGCAGTCGTCGACCTGACCGACGCAAAGAAACAGCCCGTGCCTGATGCCGTAAACATGCTCCAGGGGCAGGCGTCCGGCGTATCGGTCGTGAGCTCCGGTGAACCCGGCCAGTCGCCCGTGATTCACATCCGCGGCTTTAACTCCTTTGGGAACAACAGCCCGTTGTTCGTCATCGACGGAGTGCCGACACAAAGTGTCTCCGACATCAATACCGCGGATATCGCGACGATGCAGGTGTTGAAAGACGCAGGGGCCGCTTCCATTTACGGTTCCAGGGCGTCCAATGGCGTCATCATCATCACGACCCGGAAGGGGAGCGGACGCGTAAAAATCACCTACGATGGTTTTTACGGCACCCAGCAACCGAAGGGCGGGAATGCCTTCCATATCCTGAACCCCACGGATGAGGGCACGCTGTTGTACCAGGCACAAACCAACTACAATACCCTCAACCCAAGCTCGCCTACGACGTTGGGGAATGCGATCTATGGAAGCGGTGCTTCACCGGTCCTTCCGGATTACCTGGTCAACGGTACACTGAACGGGGTGGCGCAATCCGGTGGTTTTGCCTCGGGTTCACCCGCCGTCAATCCTTCGCTGGAATTCGCGGATCCTACGGGGGCTAACTACTACCAGATCGCAAAAGCGAACAAGACCGGGACGGATTGGTACCACGAGCTGTTCAAACCCGCGCAGATCCAGTCGCATAACCTGAGTGTGTCGGGTGCGACCGACCAGGGCAGTTACCTGATGTCGCTGAGCTATTTCGACCAGGAAGGGACGATGATCGAGACCTACCTGAAACGGTATACGATCAGGGCCAATGCCACGTATAACTTCACGTCCCGCATCCGGGTCGGGGAGAACATGGCGTATTCCTCCACCCAAAACCCCCAGTCCCAGAGCGGAACCCTGGTGGAAGGCAGTCCTATCGGTTTCGCCATGCGCGAAAACCCCATCATCCCGGTGTACGACATCGGCGGCAATTTCGCCGGTTCGGCACCAAAGGGGTTGAACAACCCCAGGAACCCGGTAGCGCTCCAATACAACACCCGCAACGACCGCGGACAATATCAAAGAATCTTCGGTAACGTGTGGGGAGAAGCCGACGTCCTCAAGAACCTGACGTTCCGGACCAGTTTCGGGGGTGAATACTACAGCGACTGGAATCACCAGTACCAAACACCGGACTTTTACAACGCCGAACCGCAATACACCATCGCCACCTACCTCGAAAATGGCTACAACGGCGGCGACTGGACCTGGACCAATACGCTCACCTATAACCTGGTCAAAGGAGATCACAGCCTGAAAGTGATCGGGGGGATCGAAGCCTACGATTTCATCAACCACAACTACGGCGGATCGACCCAGGGGTATTTCACCAACGACCCGAATTTCGTCAACCTGACGTCGGGTTATGGTACGTCAACCAATTATTCCAACAGCAACAACTTACCCGGGTATAGTCTGAATTCACTGGGTGGTGGGGAATCCTTGTTCTCCTATATCGGCCGGGTGGACTATGCCTATAAGGACAGGTACCTGATCGGTGGAACGTTCCGCCGGGACGGGTCTTCCAAATTCCCGGACAACCAGTACAGTAATTTCCCCGCGGTGAGTGCAGGTTGGCGTGTGTCCCAGGAAGACTTTCTGAAAAGCGTCCGCTGGCTGACCGAACTGAAGATCAGGGGATCATGGGGGATCATGGGGAACCAGTTTAACGCCCTCGACGCGAATGCGTATACCCTCTATGGGGCCAACAAACAAACGACCTACTATCCCATCGGCGGTGGGGCGCCCCAACTGGGTCTTAGCGTATCCCAGATCGGCAACCCCGCGGCCAAATGGGAATCGGACGTCAACTCGAACATCGGTTTCGACATGACCCTCTTCCAGGGTAAGTTGTCCATCACCGCCGACTATTATGCCAAGACCATCAAGGACCTGTTGTACGCCACCACTCTGATAGGTACCCAAGGCGCCGCCACCGTGCCCGCGTACAACGTCGGCCGGATGACCAACAACGGTATCGACATCATGATCAGCGGTCAGACGAACATCACGCGCGACCTCCAGTTCAACGGGACGCTGACCTTTACGACTTTCCACAACGTCATCAAACAGATCGACGCCAGCGGGGATCCTTATTTCGACCTGGACGGGCGGCGGTTTAACGGTAGCTATATCATCCGCAACGAAGTCGGTCACCCCGTGAGCGCCTTCTATGGGTATAAGATCGCCGGTTTCTGGAACAGCCAGGCCCAGATCACCGCGGCGGACCAGGCGGCGCAAAAAGCGTCCGCAGGGGCTGTTACCCAGTACCAGCCGGATGAAGGTGTCGGCCGGTTCCGTTATGAAGACGGCGCCCACCAGGGGTATATTACCGCCAACTCCAAGGAATTCCTCGGGAACCCGAACCCCAAGTTCAACCTCGGGTCCAACCTTGGGTTGTCTTACAAGAATTTTGACTTCAGCGTTTTCCTGTACTGGGTGTACGGCAACGACATCTGGAACAACGTCAAATGGTGGACGGACTTCTATGCATCCTTCCCCGGCGCGGCCAGCAGCCAGACGGCTTTGTATGATTCCTGGACGTTCAGCAAGCAGAGCGGCAAGGCGCCCATCCAGGATGCCATCAACGGCAGCAACGCCAGCACCAACACGGTCCCCAATTCTTACTTCGTGGAAAAGGGATCTTATCTCCGGGCCAAAAACATGACCCTCGGGTATACCCTCAATCCCACGCGGTTGAGCAGGATCGGGATTACCCGTTGCCGGATCTATGTCCAGGCCATCAATTTGTTTACGGTGACCAAGTATTCCGGGCTCGATCCGGAAATCTCCGTCAACACGGTGGCGGGCACCAACGGGATGGCGCAGAATTCAACGACGGACTTCGGTATAGACGAAGGCGCGTACGCAAATCCCCGGCAGTACCTTCTCGGTCTTCAATTAACCTTCTAA
- a CDS encoding RagB/SusD family nutrient uptake outer membrane protein — protein sequence MKTNKYRLWMPLAASMALLGLGCGKKFLNKTPQGSLTQAQIENTAGVQALLNGAYAAMYQEGAGNTALGGGNAWEASPSNWIYGSVAGGDSHKGSSISDQPPIVPIANAQEVSSNGFFNDKWISLYEGVDRCNNVLATLKISPSISSADAIEFAAEAHFLRGHFYFELRRYFHMVPWIDETTTDYNQPNDADIYPKIEADFTSAMDSLPATQPNVGQCNKWAAMCYLAKVYIYEQKWAQAKALYDQIIPSSYGGTGTGGETSNGLSYGLTDRFEDNFDASVKNNKESVFDVQMVANDGTLSIAHANGGDMLNFPYNSPFRCCGFFQPSVDLANSYRTDANGLPYVTTYNSHGIANDEGLTSAQPFTPDAGNIDPRLDWTVARRGIPVHDWGLHPGYNWIRDQASAGPYSNKKNLYWQASAGTYSDQSTWAPGSAINLHVIRFADVLLMAAEAEAQLGNYAQAETYVNDVRNRAANPANILYQYKSNSNPTGGFSTTPAAHYVISPYPSGYFTASTALPAIYFERKLELACEGHRFFDLARWGIAAQTMNAYYSFEGKITGDLSTGNFTANKNEYFPIPSNQISLSNGKLKQNTGYN from the coding sequence ATGAAAACGAATAAATATAGACTTTGGATGCCGCTTGCCGCCTCGATGGCTTTGCTGGGGTTGGGCTGTGGTAAGAAATTCCTGAACAAAACACCCCAGGGTTCGCTGACCCAGGCGCAAATCGAAAATACAGCAGGGGTGCAAGCCTTGTTAAACGGGGCGTATGCAGCCATGTACCAGGAAGGCGCGGGCAACACAGCGTTGGGCGGCGGCAATGCCTGGGAAGCCTCCCCTTCCAACTGGATCTACGGAAGTGTCGCCGGGGGGGATTCCCACAAGGGTAGCTCCATCAGTGACCAGCCGCCGATCGTGCCGATCGCCAATGCCCAGGAGGTTTCTTCCAATGGGTTTTTTAACGACAAATGGATATCGCTCTACGAAGGGGTGGACCGTTGCAACAACGTCCTGGCCACGCTGAAAATATCCCCATCGATCAGCTCGGCGGACGCCATCGAGTTTGCCGCGGAAGCCCATTTCCTGAGAGGGCACTTCTATTTCGAGCTCCGGCGCTATTTCCACATGGTGCCCTGGATCGACGAAACCACCACGGACTACAACCAGCCCAACGACGCGGATATTTACCCGAAGATCGAAGCAGATTTCACGTCCGCCATGGACAGCCTTCCCGCCACCCAGCCCAATGTCGGGCAGTGCAATAAGTGGGCGGCGATGTGCTACCTCGCGAAGGTCTATATCTATGAACAAAAATGGGCTCAGGCCAAAGCCTTGTACGACCAGATCATCCCTTCCAGCTACGGGGGCACCGGGACCGGCGGAGAAACATCCAACGGGTTGTCCTATGGTCTGACGGACCGTTTCGAAGACAATTTCGATGCGTCGGTAAAGAACAACAAGGAGTCGGTGTTTGACGTACAGATGGTGGCCAACGACGGGACCTTGTCCATCGCCCATGCCAACGGGGGCGATATGCTTAACTTCCCGTACAACAGCCCCTTCCGCTGCTGCGGCTTTTTCCAGCCGTCTGTGGACCTCGCCAATTCCTATCGCACGGACGCCAACGGCCTGCCGTACGTCACCACGTATAACAGTCATGGCATCGCCAACGACGAAGGGCTTACCTCCGCTCAACCCTTTACACCCGACGCCGGGAACATCGATCCCCGTCTCGACTGGACCGTGGCCCGCAGGGGCATCCCCGTCCACGACTGGGGCCTGCACCCCGGTTACAACTGGATCCGGGACCAGGCTTCCGCCGGCCCCTACTCCAACAAGAAGAACCTGTACTGGCAAGCATCGGCCGGGACGTATTCCGACCAAAGCACCTGGGCGCCCGGGTCGGCCATCAACCTGCACGTCATCCGTTTTGCGGATGTATTGCTGATGGCTGCCGAGGCTGAAGCACAACTGGGCAACTATGCACAGGCGGAGACCTATGTGAACGATGTCCGCAACCGCGCGGCCAATCCCGCGAACATCCTCTACCAATACAAGAGTAATTCCAACCCGACGGGCGGGTTTTCCACGACACCCGCCGCGCACTACGTGATCAGCCCGTATCCCTCGGGTTATTTCACGGCATCCACGGCCCTGCCCGCCATCTACTTCGAGCGTAAGCTGGAGCTGGCGTGCGAAGGACACCGCTTCTTCGACCTGGCGCGCTGGGGTATCGCCGCCCAGACGATGAACGCGTACTACTCGTTTGAAGGCAAGATCACGGGCGACCTGTCGACCGGGAACTTTACCGCCAACAAAAACGAGTACTTCCCGATCCCGTCCAACCAGATTTCCCTTTCCAACGGGAAGCTGAAACAAAACACGGGATACAACTAA
- a CDS encoding FG-GAP repeat domain-containing protein → MRYRQSFVVAAIIVVSACVSQGGHPKTYHKNTHHGDTPDENIAKGEVLAAQYCASCHLLPGPELLDMNSWKNGVLPEMGPRLGIWSYQNQNYPSNASDPNVGRAFYPASPQLSEEEWGYIVDYYTAVSPDSLPGQKRAYPIAEGLSLFEPHLPAERLYKPATVLTRMDTARGVFYTSDAINGNTYIGNRALALTDSVHLRGPVTDLAFQGDSILACDIGILAPNNATVGRVEKLRTKGNRFSAADTVFGGLRRPVQLAVGDLNGDGRPDIVVCEFGFIKGALSWWDNKGDGRYERHVLRDVPGAIRVYIQDYNHDGLPDIWAQFAQGDEGIFLYTNKGHGVFEEQALLRFPPCYGSTYFELDDFNGDGYPDILYTCGDNGDFSTVLKPYHGVYIFLNDGHNHFHQRWFFPMNGCYKAVARDFDGDGDLDIAAIAYFADFKRQPGEGFVYLSNEGNFDYHPYTLPEGKLGRWITMDVGDFDGNGTPDILLGNCSVGPGFLSSATDWKKGPPYMLLKNRKKPPVSGK, encoded by the coding sequence ATGCGTTATCGCCAAAGCTTCGTTGTCGCCGCCATCATTGTTGTGTCTGCCTGTGTCTCGCAGGGAGGGCATCCCAAGACCTATCACAAGAATACACACCACGGAGACACCCCGGATGAAAACATTGCCAAAGGAGAAGTGCTGGCGGCGCAGTATTGTGCGTCCTGTCACCTCTTGCCCGGCCCGGAACTCCTGGACATGAACAGTTGGAAAAACGGCGTCCTGCCGGAGATGGGACCGCGCCTGGGTATTTGGTCCTACCAAAACCAAAACTATCCTTCCAACGCAAGCGATCCCAATGTGGGGCGGGCGTTTTACCCGGCCAGCCCACAGCTGTCTGAAGAGGAATGGGGGTATATCGTGGATTATTACACGGCCGTGTCCCCGGACAGCCTGCCGGGACAAAAACGGGCGTACCCGATCGCGGAGGGGCTGTCGTTGTTCGAGCCGCACCTGCCGGCGGAACGCCTTTATAAACCCGCCACCGTTCTCACCCGAATGGACACCGCACGAGGCGTCTTCTACACCAGCGACGCGATCAACGGGAACACTTATATCGGGAATAGGGCTCTTGCCCTCACGGATTCGGTCCACCTGCGCGGACCCGTTACCGACCTTGCGTTCCAGGGTGACAGCATCCTTGCGTGTGACATTGGTATATTGGCACCCAACAATGCGACAGTGGGCAGGGTGGAGAAGCTGCGCACAAAAGGGAACCGCTTTAGCGCCGCCGATACGGTTTTTGGCGGTCTCCGCCGCCCGGTCCAACTGGCCGTGGGTGACCTGAACGGAGACGGACGACCCGATATTGTCGTTTGCGAGTTCGGGTTTATCAAGGGCGCGTTGAGCTGGTGGGACAACAAGGGGGATGGCCGGTACGAGCGGCACGTGCTCAGGGACGTACCCGGGGCTATCCGGGTATATATACAGGATTACAACCACGACGGCCTGCCCGATATCTGGGCCCAGTTCGCACAGGGAGACGAGGGCATATTCCTGTACACCAACAAGGGCCATGGCGTCTTTGAAGAGCAGGCGCTGTTGCGTTTTCCGCCCTGTTATGGGTCCACGTATTTCGAGCTGGATGACTTTAACGGTGACGGTTACCCGGATATCCTATACACCTGCGGGGACAACGGCGACTTTTCCACCGTGCTCAAACCCTACCACGGGGTGTATATTTTTCTAAACGATGGACACAACCACTTCCACCAGCGCTGGTTCTTTCCCATGAACGGCTGTTACAAGGCCGTGGCCCGGGATTTCGACGGAGACGGCGATCTGGACATCGCGGCCATTGCCTACTTCGCCGACTTCAAGCGCCAGCCCGGGGAGGGGTTCGTCTACCTCAGCAACGAAGGGAACTTTGACTACCATCCTTATACGCTTCCCGAGGGAAAGCTGGGACGCTGGATCACCATGGACGTGGGGGACTTCGACGGGAACGGTACCCCCGATATTTTATTGGGAAATTGTTCGGTGGGGCCTGGATTCCTGTCTTCAGCAACGGATTGGAAAAAAGGGCCGCCTTATATGTTACTTAAAAATCGGAAAAAGCCTCCGGTCTCAGGAAAATGA